In a single window of the Gemmatimonadota bacterium genome:
- the secD gene encoding protein translocase subunit SecD: MQWKQVRIVLILVVIFTALWYVYPSVRTSDYWQYAPVQTTLTPEQIDAIDADPLLTEADRAQLKELNLTKAERDRLQDQSIRQGLDLQGGVHIKLEVDKSNLPEEEAVDVVERAMQVISNRVNEFGVTEPIIQQEGEDRIIVELPGLRDIDRAMTLINQTAQLEFRLLREGSELRSVVERIDALLAARDTTSVPADTSALIPEAATTAERNPFLSLIDLSDNEIIVPASNTARVDEILAQPQVQSFIPAGAEIRAGVMRTTASGQRVRSYYYMNAQPELTGAVLADAFPQTGSGSDIGSMGVASVGFTTTDDGARTFSRVTGNNIGRRLAIVLDGRVFSAPVIQGRIPNGRGEITGINSLEEARDLSIVLRAGALPAPMEIISKYVVGPSLGEDAINSGKWASILGLIAVMIFMAMYYRTAGFIANFALILNLLFLLAVLGAFQATLTLPGIAGIILTMGMSVDANILIFERIKEELRAGGKTIRQSVDSGYGNALRTIVDANITTLITAFALYEFGTGPIKGFAVTLGFGILISMFTAIFITRSLFDALIDRWQLAQVSIGRTDPFGRLFFGFMRFGKAAFVITWCVIVVGLGTIVMRGGVNWGVDFQSGSLIEMRFDPPVPVQDIRGALGNAAIEDQPVDLSQSEIKVIGEEGNILIRAAASDWNEQQIASAVKSTLGEQFPENLKGNEDDWLRQEYNVSPKIGKELTVDAMGAVGASIIGIVLYITIRFRQVNGFRFGIGTIVALIHDVLIVLAMLTLVGEELTMAVVAALLTVVGYSTNDTIVVYDRIRESLGRTRTEGFSGVVDRSINECLNRTMMTSLTVLLVLVFLLAGSTSTNWGFALALTFGVITGTYSSIFIASPIVVWWQNWIAKKREEIRRARKPSRSSVARTG, translated from the coding sequence ATGCAGTGGAAACAGGTACGTATCGTTCTTATTCTCGTTGTAATCTTCACCGCGCTTTGGTACGTCTATCCTTCCGTAAGAACCTCTGACTACTGGCAATACGCCCCCGTTCAGACCACCCTTACCCCGGAACAGATCGATGCGATCGATGCGGATCCGCTCCTGACCGAAGCGGACCGGGCGCAGCTCAAGGAACTGAACCTGACCAAGGCCGAACGCGACCGGCTTCAGGACCAGTCCATCCGCCAGGGTCTGGATCTCCAGGGCGGCGTGCACATCAAGCTCGAGGTGGACAAGTCCAACCTGCCGGAGGAGGAAGCCGTAGACGTCGTGGAACGGGCGATGCAGGTCATCTCGAACCGCGTCAACGAATTCGGCGTCACCGAACCGATCATCCAGCAGGAGGGCGAAGACCGCATCATCGTCGAGCTGCCGGGACTCAGGGACATAGACCGCGCCATGACGCTGATCAACCAGACCGCCCAGCTGGAGTTCAGGCTGCTGCGCGAAGGCAGCGAGCTTCGTTCGGTCGTCGAGCGCATCGACGCCCTGCTGGCGGCCCGCGATACCACGAGCGTCCCGGCGGATACGAGCGCCCTGATTCCAGAAGCGGCCACCACGGCGGAACGCAACCCCTTTCTGTCGTTGATCGACCTCTCCGACAACGAGATCATCGTACCGGCGAGCAATACCGCCCGCGTAGACGAAATCCTGGCCCAGCCCCAGGTGCAGAGCTTCATTCCGGCCGGCGCGGAGATCCGGGCCGGCGTGATGCGGACGACGGCCAGCGGACAACGCGTCAGGTCCTATTACTACATGAACGCCCAGCCGGAACTGACCGGCGCCGTACTGGCGGACGCCTTCCCGCAGACCGGTTCAGGCTCCGACATCGGCAGCATGGGCGTGGCGTCGGTGGGCTTCACGACCACGGACGACGGCGCCAGGACCTTCTCCCGCGTTACGGGGAACAACATCGGCCGGCGCCTGGCGATCGTGCTGGACGGCCGGGTGTTCTCCGCGCCGGTCATCCAGGGACGCATACCCAACGGCCGGGGCGAGATCACCGGGATCAACTCGCTGGAGGAGGCGAGGGACCTCTCCATCGTGTTGCGCGCCGGCGCCCTGCCCGCGCCCATGGAGATCATCAGCAAGTACGTCGTGGGGCCGTCCCTGGGCGAGGACGCCATCAACTCCGGCAAATGGGCCTCGATCCTGGGTCTCATCGCCGTCATGATCTTCATGGCGATGTATTACCGGACGGCCGGCTTCATCGCCAATTTCGCCCTGATCCTGAACCTCCTCTTCCTGCTGGCCGTCCTCGGCGCTTTCCAGGCGACGCTGACGCTGCCCGGCATCGCGGGAATCATCCTGACCATGGGCATGTCGGTGGACGCCAACATCCTCATCTTCGAACGGATCAAGGAGGAGCTCAGGGCCGGAGGGAAGACGATCCGGCAGTCCGTGGACAGCGGCTACGGGAACGCGCTCCGCACCATCGTGGACGCAAACATCACCACCCTGATCACCGCCTTCGCCCTGTACGAGTTCGGGACCGGTCCCATCAAGGGATTCGCCGTGACGCTGGGATTCGGCATCCTGATCAGCATGTTCACGGCCATCTTCATCACGCGGTCCCTCTTCGACGCGCTCATCGACCGGTGGCAGCTCGCCCAGGTCAGCATCGGTCGGACCGATCCCTTCGGGCGCCTGTTCTTTGGATTCATGCGGTTCGGCAAAGCGGCCTTCGTCATCACCTGGTGCGTGATCGTGGTCGGCCTGGGAACCATCGTCATGCGCGGCGGGGTGAACTGGGGCGTCGACTTTCAAAGCGGGTCGCTGATCGAGATGCGGTTCGATCCTCCGGTGCCGGTACAGGACATACGCGGCGCCCTGGGTAACGCCGCCATCGAGGACCAGCCCGTCGACCTGAGCCAGAGCGAGATCAAGGTGATCGGCGAGGAGGGCAACATCCTGATCCGGGCGGCCGCCAGCGACTGGAACGAGCAGCAGATCGCGTCGGCCGTGAAATCGACGCTCGGGGAACAGTTTCCCGAGAACCTGAAGGGCAATGAAGACGACTGGCTGCGGCAGGAATACAACGTTAGCCCGAAGATCGGCAAAGAACTCACGGTCGACGCCATGGGCGCGGTGGGAGCCTCCATCATCGGCATCGTCCTTTACATCACCATCCGGTTCCGGCAGGTCAACGGGTTCCGGTTCGGCATCGGGACGATCGTCGCGTTGATCCACGACGTGCTCATCGTGCTGGCCATGCTCACCCTCGTGGGCGAGGAGCTCACCATGGCGGTCGTGGCGGCCCTGCTGACCGTCGTGGGGTATTCGACGAACGACACCATCGTTGTCTACGACCGCATCAGGGAAAGCCTGGGCCGGACCCGGACGGAAGGGTTCTCGGGCGTGGTGGACCGCAGCATCAACGAATGCCTGAACCGGACCATGATGACGTCGCTCACCGTACTGCTGGTCCTGGTCTTCCTGCTGGCCGGAAGCACGTCGACCAACTGGGGATTCGCCCTGGCGCTGACCTTCGGCGTCATCACCGGAACCTATTCCTCGATTTTCATCGCCAGCCCCATCGTGGTCTGGTGGCAGAACTGGATAGCGAAGAAGCGCGAGGAAATCCGACGCGCCAGAAAGCCATCGCGGTCGAGCGTCGCCCGCACCGGTTAG
- a CDS encoding DUF1801 domain-containing protein, whose translation MSDIKTRPTDASVDAFIDAVDHPRRREDARTLMDLMQRVTGEEPVMWGPSIVGYGSYHYRYASGQEADWPVVGFSPRKQNLSIYIMTGFEASDALLSHLGKHKTGKSCLYVNKLADVDLDVLESLVRASVAEMKRRYPG comes from the coding sequence ATGTCCGATATCAAGACCCGGCCCACCGACGCGAGCGTCGACGCATTCATTGACGCGGTGGACCATCCGCGCAGGCGCGAAGACGCGCGTACGTTAATGGATCTCATGCAACGGGTGACGGGCGAAGAGCCCGTGATGTGGGGACCGTCGATCGTGGGGTACGGAAGCTACCACTACCGGTACGCGAGCGGTCAGGAAGCAGACTGGCCCGTCGTGGGGTTCTCGCCGCGCAAACAGAACCTGTCGATTTACATCATGACCGGGTTCGAAGCGTCTGACGCGTTGCTTTCCCACCTGGGCAAGCACAAGACCGGCAAGTCCTGCCTGTACGTCAACAAGCTGGCCGACGTGGACCTGGACGTGCTGGAAAGCCTGGTCCGCGCGTCGGTCGCGGAGATGAAACGAAGGTATCCGGGCTGA
- a CDS encoding CopG family transcriptional regulator, which produces MRITIHIDDNLHAELKNIAARTGRTLTAVIHDALRDSLSRRRNAKRPPVNLRVFHGTGVMPGVDLNDSVALLDHMDDDLGRPPTV; this is translated from the coding sequence ATGCGCATTACGATTCATATCGACGACAACCTGCACGCGGAACTGAAGAATATCGCGGCACGTACAGGAAGGACGCTGACCGCCGTCATCCACGACGCGCTACGAGACTCCCTGTCACGCCGACGCAACGCGAAACGACCCCCGGTCAACCTGCGGGTGTTCCACGGGACAGGGGTCATGCCCGGGGTGGACCTGAACGACTCGGTCGCGCTCCTCGACCACATGGATGATGATCTAGGTCGTCCGCCGACCGTATAA